A stretch of DNA from Maridesulfovibrio sp.:
ATGAAATAAAGCCCAGCGGATTGCCCATGCTGCGCAAGGATTTTCTGGTGGACCTGCTGCAGGTGGACCAGACCCTTGCCACACCAGCCTCGGCTCTGCTGGTCATAGTGCGCATGTTCGCGGATGACGGAATGCTCCGGGAAATGATAGAGCGCACCCATGCCGCGGGGCTGGACGCCGTTGTGGAAGCTTTTGATAAGACTGATCTGGACCGGGCCAAGAAAGCCGGGGCTAAAATTATCCAGATCAACAACCGAGACCTTGATACCCTCGGTATCGACATGAACCGGTCCGTTGAATCCATTAAAAGGAAAGAAGAGGGTGAAATATGGATTTGCGCCAGCGGCATCAATGAGCCGGAAGACTGCGCACTGATGAATTCGCTGGGCTATGATACCGTGCTGGTAGGCACTTCCATAATGTCCAGCCCGGACCCGCAGGCCAAGCTTGCGGCACTTGTCGCCGGAGGTAGATCATGAGTCTGCTGGTAAAGGTCTGCGGCATGACCCGTGCAGAGGATGCGGCTTTTTGCGAGGAGTCGGGGGCTGATTTCCTAGGCTTCATCTTCCATCCTTCCAGTCCGCGTAATGTGGATGAGGCTTTTGCCCGGTCCGTCAAGACTTCTTCAGCCAAAAAGGTGGGGGTTTTTGTCAAGCAGAGTGCGGCCGAGGTGATAGAGATAATGAAAAACGGACGGCTTGATTTCGCCCAGTTGCACGGGGGACAGAACGAAGAGTTCTGTGACACTGTCGGTCGGGAGCGGGTCATAAAGGTTCTCTGGCCTCAGCGCTATGAATCATCCAAGGAATTTCAGGACGACATAGACCGTTTTGCCCCGCATTGTGCCTACCTGCTTTTCGATGCCGGGAAGTCCGGTGGCGGGCATGGGGTGTCCATGGCGTTCGATGTGTTTGAAGATGTGGAAATACCGGTGCCCTGGCTGCTCGCCGGGGGGCTTTCGGCCGAGAATCTGGAGCATGCCCTGATCACGGCAAAACCGTCCGGGGTTGATCTTAATTCCGGAGTGGAATCGGAACCGGGTATAAAGGATAAAAACAGGCTTGGCGACGCATTCGCGTGCATTGCCCGGCAAAGACGAGGATAATGTAATGAAAAAAGGATATTTCGGAGACTTCGGAGGACAATTTGTTCCGGAACTGCTCATGCCGCCGCTGCTTGAGCTTGAGGAAGCAATGGAAAAAATTGTCAAGTCGGACGAATTTCAGCAGGAGTATACACGTCTGCTCAAGGATTTTGTCGGCAGACCCACGGCGCTGACTCATTGTGCCAATATTTCAAGTGAACTCGGTTTCAACCTCTGGCTGAAGCGTGAAGATCTGGCTCATACCGGTGCCCATAAGGTCAACAACACCGTCGGACAGGCCCTGCTGACCAAGATGATGGGCAAGCCCATGATGCTGGCTGAGACCGGCGCCGGACAGCACGGAGTGGCAACCGCGACCGCAGCTGCTCTGCTCGGACTTGAATGCGAGATATACATGGGAGCCGTTGACGTAAAACGCCAGTCCCACAACGTACGCCGCATGGAACTGCTGGGCGCGAGATGCGTCCCGGTGGAATCCGGCACACAGACTCTCAAGGATGCCATCAATGCTGCACTGCGCAAATGGATAGCCGACCAGCGCACTACCCATTACTGCTTCGGAACAGCTGCCGGACCGCACCCCTTTCCGCTTCTTGTACGTAATTTCCAGTCGGTCATAGGACGCGAGGCCAAGGCCCAGTTCAAGGAAAAGACCGGGGAACTTCCGTATATGGTCGTGGCCTGTGTCGGCGGCGGCTCCAACGCCATAGGCATGTTCCACGAATTCGTGCAGGAAGAGTCGGTTAAGATCGTGGGTGTCGAGGCTGCCGGAACCGGAGAGCCGGGCTGTTACAACTCCGCGCCCATTAACCTCGGAACTCCCGGCGTGCTTCATGGAACCCATTCCCTGCTGCTGCAGACCGAGGACGGACAGATAATGCCTTCCCACTCCATTGCCCCGGGACTTGATTATCCCGGAGTAGGCCCGGAACACGTGCATCTGCATTCTATCGGAAGGGCACAGTACGGCACGGTCAACGACCATCAGGCACTGGCCGCTTTCAGGATGCTCTGCCGCAAGGAAGGCATTCTCCCCGCGCTGGAAAGTTCCCATGCCGTCGCCTGGGTACTGGAAAACCGGGAATCCATCCCCAAGGGCGCAAACGTCATAGTCAACCTGTCCGGTCGCGGCGACAAGGACATGGGCATTCTTGAAGAATACCTTGCCAAATACGGCGAATAGGGAGAGTCCGAAAATGAGTATCACCAAACTTGCAGATAAAATTAAAGAAGCCAACGCTCAAGGCCGGATCGGCCTTATCCCGTTTCTGCCCGGAGGATATCCGAGCCGAGACCGGTTCTGGAATGAAATCATGGAACTGGACGAAAACGGTGCGGACGTGATCGAGATAGGCATGCCCTTTTCCGATCCGGTTGCAGACGGACCGGTGGTTGAGGCCGCTTCCCTGAAGTGCCTTGAAGACGGCATCAATCTGAAATGGATTCTGGAAGGGCTGTCCGTGAACAGGGCGAAAATAAGCGCCGGTGTGCTGCTGATGGGTTATTACAATCCCGTCCTGAAGTACGGACTGGAAAAATTCGCCAAGGATGCCTGTGCTGCAGGGGTCAACGGATTGATCATTGCCGACCTGCCCTACGAGGAAGGAGTTGAATTCCGCGACCTGCTTGCAAAATATGATATTGCCCTGATCCCGCTGGTCGGACTGAATACGAAAGCTGACCGCATGTCCCTTTATGCAAATGGCGGCAACGGATTCTGCTATTATGTCTCCGTGCTGGGAACCACCGGGGATCGCGATTCCCTGCCGGAAGAAATCAAAGATGGACTTGCTCAGGCCAAGGAAGTCTTCGACATTCCCGTGGCGCTGGGATTCGGTCTCAAGAATCCTTCACAGCTCGCGGCTCTGGACGGTCTTGTGGATGCCGCGGTCTTCGGATCGGCTCTTATCAGGCACATTGATTCCGGAAAAAGTTCCGCTGATTTCATGAAGGCCTGGAAATAATTACGGTAAAGTCAGGGCTCCGGCAGAAAGATCTGCCGGAGCCCTGATTTATTATAGAACGATTCCTGAGGGCACAACCTGGTTATTTCAGATAACCCCTTTCCGTCATTCCCTGAGCATCCTTGAAATTTCCCATTGCCGTGAGCATGGTCCTGAATCCAAGCTTATCGTAAAATCCTTCCTTGCCCGGCACGGCGAAGAGAATGACGTTGAGCGGCTCCAGTTTTTTCATGGCCGCGGTCATAATCATTCTGCCTATCCCTTTGGATTGATATTCCGGAAGCACACAAAGGTCGTAAATTACGCCGTTGTATTCTCCGTCCGTTATCGCCCGTGCAAAGCCGATTGTTTTTGCTCCGTCCTTGGCAAAGCAGACCAGTTCGCTGTTTTCAGCTGCGCGGCGGAGTTTTTCCGGTTCTCTGGTGCCGAGGGGGGCTTTTTCGAATATTGTCGAGATTTCCTTCCAGTCTATGCCGTCCAGTTCGTGACTGATAATTATACTGCTCATTTAGTTACCTGAGGCTTTGATTTGCCGGGAGCATCCTGCGGCATGGTCTCATTATCGGAATATATGACTTTCCAGTTCCGCACTCTTTCGTCCTTTAACCCCGCCTGATAGAGAGCTTTTTGAATGATTCCTTTTTGCCGCAAGATTTTAAGGCCGCGTTCAAGTGCTTCGTAAATGGCTTTCCCGTCCGGATGCGTTTTTGAAACCATGAAATGCCGACTGTTGGGGAACAGCACTTTTATTCCTTTTACCGGGTAAAGTTTGTGTCCGTTTATGGCGTGGAGCATATCCGGTTCCCTGGCGAATTCAAGCAGAGTGAAATCCGCACGTTTTTTCCCCATCATCTTAAGAAGCAGTTCGTAGCGCGGCGCTGTTTCAATCTTGGGAAAACCCATTTTTTTCAGGGTCATGATGTCTATGGTCCAGGACATTTCAGTCAGAGGAACAAGCTGGAGAAGTTCGTTCATGTCCGGTTTCGCCTTCAGCAAGGGAGAGTCCTTATGGGTATAGATTCCCTTTTCAAAATCTCCTCTGCCTATAAAAGGTTCAGTCTTGTATACGGAATAGTCAAAATCATCTTCCCACATATCGGTCGCCAGCAGAGGAATTTTCCCTCTTTTCACCTCTGCTATGCATCGGGTGAGGTTCGGAAACTGGACGAACCTTATCTCGGCATCCATGCCACCGGCATGAAGTGCCTGATTGAGTATAAGCAGGGCAAGGGCGGGGCGGGTCGCGAAGGTTGATTTGAAATCAGTTATCTTCAGCGGATCCCCGCCTTTTTCTTTTACAAGGGACAGGTAATTGGATTCCGTGCTTTCCACGCCGGTCAGATAAATTATCTTTCCGGCCATGGTTTCGATAGGAAGCGCTACCAACAGCAGCATAAACAGAAGTATTTTCATTCAGACACATCTTTTTTGGGTGTTTCGATACGAATCTACATCAGTTATGTCGGGATTTCCACAATAATCGTGAATCCTTTGCTGCTGTTTGCGGCTCTTATACTCCCGCCGTGTATACCGGTTATTTTTCTGGCAGCGGCCAGCCCCAGTCCTGAGCCGGGAAGCTCCTGTCCTTTCAGCCGGTGAAAAGGATTGAATATTTCCTCAAGGTCTTCTTCGGTCAGGGGAGGGTGGGTGTTGGCAACTTCAATGTGCGCGGTATTGTCCTCTTCTTTCAAGCTTATTGAAACATCTCCGTCCGGATCTGTGTATTTGAAAGCGTTGCCCAGAATATTGTCCAGCACCACAGTGAGGGCATTGCGGTTGCAGTTGCCGGTCTTGACGTCTTCAAGATGCAGCTCGATAGAAATCCGGTTTCTCGTTGCAATGTGGCTGTACTGGCTGATCAGGTCTTCGATTATGGCTTTAAGGTCGGCGGTTTCGTTCATTGCCGGAAGTTTGTGTATATCCAGCTTTGAAAATTTTATAATTTTACCGATCAGTTCATCCATATGGCTTATCTCGAACTGCATGCCGTTTATAAAACCTTCGCAGCCGGGCGAGCCGTTCTCTTCTATCTTTTCCTTGAGCATCTCCAGCGAGATGCGCATTCTGGCCAGCGGACTGCGTAGTTCGTGCGACACATTCGCCGTCAGTTCGCGGCTTGATTTGACCATTTTTTCCAGTTCTTCGGCCATGTGATTGAAGGCCGTCCCGAGTTCGGCGATTTCGTCCCGGCCTTTGATCCTGACCCTTTGTTTCAGGTCCCCCCGGCCCATTCGCGAGGCCGAAACGGTCAGTTCCTTCACCGGACTTATCATGCGTCGCGATACGGGGATGAGAAACAGTGCCGCAAGCACTATGAGCACAATCTGTGAACGCATGAACCACACATCTTCATTGAATTTCGGGATGGAGTGGAAGACGTGGTATGTGTACGGGTAGCCGCGAGGCTTTGAGGATGTGTATAAACCGTAGACGCTTTTCAGCCCGGCAACTTTTTTCTTGTATATGTAGGCTCCTTCCATTGATTTAACCGCTTCTCCGGAGGTCCAGTCGTGCATGTCCGGAATTGTTTCCGTGGATGAAGCAACCAGTTCTCCGTATGGTCCGGTTATCCAGATGTCCGCCTGAATGGATCTGCCCAGCGTCTGCAGCAGGGTGGTCAGATCACTGTGCCGAGTTTCTGCAGCCGGGTCGGTTTGTTCCATATTCATCTCGGCAAGGTTTTTTACCGTGATCAGCTGTCGTTCCATATGGCTGACTCTGGGACTCTGGGACCAGGAAAGAGTCATGAACCAGAACAGGATCAGTTCGGAAAGTATGAGTACCAGCATGAAGGCCAGAAAAAATTTCAGATAAAGTCGGCTTATTTTCATTTTTCGCTCACGAACATATAACCGGTTCCCCATACCGTTTTGATGCGTGATTCATGGTCCGGATACGGTTTGAGTATTGCCCGCAGTTTGCTTATGTGCACGTCTATTGATCTGTCAAAGGCATTGAAATCCTTACCCCATACCGAAGTCATCAGATCATCTCTGGTCAGCGGGCGGTCGGGGTTTTCCATCAGGGCTTTGAGCAGCTTGAATTCCGTGGAGGAAAGTTCCAGAGATTCTCCATTGATTTCAAGCTTCTGGTAGGTCATGTGCAGGATTATGTCTGCGACCCTCAACTGTCCGGTTGAAGGTTCGGAAACATGGTCCGGTTCATTGGCCCTTCTGAGCACCGCTTTTATTCTGGCCAGCAGTTCCCGCGGATTGAAAGGCTTGGAGATGTAATCGTCCGCTCCGAGTTCCAGCCCCACTATGCGGTCGGTGTCCTCGCCCTTGGCGGTGAGCATTATGACCGGCACATTGGAGTGGGGCCGAAGGTCGCGCAGAACTTCGAGTCCGTCCTTGCCCGGCATCATGATGTCCAGAATGACTATTTCGGGCGGTTTTGTCCTTATTTCGTCCAACAGGCCCTCCCCGGAGGGCAGGGTGTTGACCGTATAGCCGTAACCTTCAAGGTACTGGGTAAGCAGTTCCCTGAGTTTGGCATCATCGTCCACTATCAGTACCGGATGTTCTTTTTCCATCATTTCCTGTTACCCGTGCGGCTCCGCATGAGAAAGGGTCTGTAACCTGTTTTTACAATTGTTAACAATTTTTAGCATCAGACTAAAACTATTTAACCTCCATGCAGTTATTAAATTTGAAAATGTAATGCAATGGAGAATCCCTTAATGTTGCCTTCCAAACTGAAAATTTTGACTCTCTGCGTGCTGACGGCCTTTCTGCTCTCGGCATGCTCTCCGTTCAAGCCTGATCCCCGCGACGGGATGACGCTCGGGCTGCCCATGCAGTATTCCCTTTATTCAGCCGAGCCTCCGCAGCCGGGAAAATGGTGGGAGAAATTCAATAATCCGGACCTCAATAAACTGGTTGAGGAAGCTCTGGACGCGAACTTCGATGTACGCACCGCCTGGGCTAAACTCCGCCAGCTGCGGGCCACGGCAGTAAAGTCGCGGGCCGATCTTTATCCCAAGCTGAACGGCGAAGGTTCCTACAAGGATGCCCGTTCCGGCAACGATGGTACCGAGGGCAAAAAAGGCTCAACCTATACCGATACCCACAAGCTGGGATTATCCGCTTCTTATGAATTTGACCTCTGGGGCAAGATAGAGGCCCAGTCCGCGTCCGGCGAATTGAATTATCTGGCCTCGCGCGAAGACGTGAACACCGCAGCCATGACAGTGGCCTCGGAAGTTGTCACCCGTTGGATAAATATCCAGCTGCAACGCCAGAAGAAAGCCATCCTCAAGAAACAGCTCGAAACAAACGAAACTTATCTGGAACTTATTGAACTCCGCTTCCGCAACTCTCTGGCCACGGCACTCGATGTCTATCAGCAGCGCGAAACAGTGGCCCGTACCAAGGCTCTTATTCCTCCTGTGGAATCAACGGAGCAGCTGCTTCTGCATGAACTTGCTCTGCTGCTGGGGCGTCCGGCCGGCAGTATTTACGTCAAGACCGCTCCATATCCGGACCTTCCGAAAATGCCGGGACTGGGCATTCCGTTAGACCTGATGGCCAATCGTCCTGATGTCCGTTCGGCAGGGCTGGCCCTGAAGTCCTCGGACTGGGCCGTAACGGCCGCACGCGCAGACCGGCTGCCGACTCTCAGCCTTTCCGGTGAAGCTGCATTGTCCAGCATACAGCTGGCCAACATCTTTTCCGGCTGGATGACTTCGCTGACCGCCTCGCTGGTCGGGCCTATTTTCGACGGCTATGAACGCGAAGCCGAAGTGGAACGCACCAGAGCGGTGGTTGATGAAAAACTGCTGGCCTACAAGGAGACCGTTTATACGGCCTTCAAGGAAGTTCAGGATGCTCTGGTGCAGGAAAAATGGCAGCACGAGTACATCAAAGCCCGCAAGAATCAGTTGGAAGCGGCCAGAATCAACCTGCAGGAAGCCGGTTCTCGCTATCTGCAGGGGCTTGACGATTACCTGCCTGTTCTCAACGCTCTGGTCAGTGTGCAGGAACTTGAAACCAGCATTGCGGAGGATGAAGCCAACCTGCGCAATTACAGGATCGCTCTTTACAGGGCCCTTGGCGGTTCCTGGACGAACAGCCTGACTGATGCCGCGGAACTGAAGCCGGAAAGCGATGATGAAGTTGCTGTTGCCGCTGCCGCAAAACTGGAAACAGAAAAATCTCCTGAAAGCGGGGAATAGAATATGACCAAAAAATTTATGTATTATGTCAAACAGATCGGATTGAAGGGGGTAGTTCCCCTGCTTATTCTTGTCCTGGCTGTGGTCGGGGCCAGAATGATCATAAAAACCAAACCGGTAGCCAAGAAAAGACCTCCGGTTGTCACCGCCCCGCTGGTCAACACAAGGATTCTGGCATCTCAGACCTACGAGGTCTGGACTCCGGTCATGGGTACGGTGGAAGCGGCAAGGGAGATTACTCTTGAACCGGAAGTGGCCGGAAGGGTTGTCGAGGTCAGCGAATCCTTTATTCCCGGTGGACACCTGAAAAAGGGCGAGCAGGTTCTGCGCATAGACCCGATGGACTATGAACTTGCCGTTAAACAGCAGGAAGCCGTGGTCGTTGAGGCGGAATACAACCTCAAAGTGGAAAGC
This window harbors:
- a CDS encoding indole-3-glycerol-phosphate synthase; this translates as MLDKFRKSKQAEVDMLHRLDAEGKMPAPYTGSRPSFAEAIRRDASGMKVIAEYKRASPSKGDINLGLSAAQVAGMYAAGGASAISVLTEEAYFKGDLRYLDEIKPSGLPMLRKDFLVDLLQVDQTLATPASALLVIVRMFADDGMLREMIERTHAAGLDAVVEAFDKTDLDRAKKAGAKIIQINNRDLDTLGIDMNRSVESIKRKEEGEIWICASGINEPEDCALMNSLGYDTVLVGTSIMSSPDPQAKLAALVAGGRS
- a CDS encoding phosphoribosylanthranilate isomerase, which gives rise to MSLLVKVCGMTRAEDAAFCEESGADFLGFIFHPSSPRNVDEAFARSVKTSSAKKVGVFVKQSAAEVIEIMKNGRLDFAQLHGGQNEEFCDTVGRERVIKVLWPQRYESSKEFQDDIDRFAPHCAYLLFDAGKSGGGHGVSMAFDVFEDVEIPVPWLLAGGLSAENLEHALITAKPSGVDLNSGVESEPGIKDKNRLGDAFACIARQRRG
- the trpB gene encoding tryptophan synthase subunit beta; this encodes MKKGYFGDFGGQFVPELLMPPLLELEEAMEKIVKSDEFQQEYTRLLKDFVGRPTALTHCANISSELGFNLWLKREDLAHTGAHKVNNTVGQALLTKMMGKPMMLAETGAGQHGVATATAAALLGLECEIYMGAVDVKRQSHNVRRMELLGARCVPVESGTQTLKDAINAALRKWIADQRTTHYCFGTAAGPHPFPLLVRNFQSVIGREAKAQFKEKTGELPYMVVACVGGGSNAIGMFHEFVQEESVKIVGVEAAGTGEPGCYNSAPINLGTPGVLHGTHSLLLQTEDGQIMPSHSIAPGLDYPGVGPEHVHLHSIGRAQYGTVNDHQALAAFRMLCRKEGILPALESSHAVAWVLENRESIPKGANVIVNLSGRGDKDMGILEEYLAKYGE
- the trpA gene encoding tryptophan synthase subunit alpha, whose translation is MSITKLADKIKEANAQGRIGLIPFLPGGYPSRDRFWNEIMELDENGADVIEIGMPFSDPVADGPVVEAASLKCLEDGINLKWILEGLSVNRAKISAGVLLMGYYNPVLKYGLEKFAKDACAAGVNGLIIADLPYEEGVEFRDLLAKYDIALIPLVGLNTKADRMSLYANGGNGFCYYVSVLGTTGDRDSLPEEIKDGLAQAKEVFDIPVALGFGLKNPSQLAALDGLVDAAVFGSALIRHIDSGKSSADFMKAWK
- a CDS encoding GNAT family N-acetyltransferase, coding for MSSIIISHELDGIDWKEISTIFEKAPLGTREPEKLRRAAENSELVCFAKDGAKTIGFARAITDGEYNGVIYDLCVLPEYQSKGIGRMIMTAAMKKLEPLNVILFAVPGKEGFYDKLGFRTMLTAMGNFKDAQGMTERGYLK
- a CDS encoding HAMP domain-containing sensor histidine kinase; this translates as MKISRLYLKFFLAFMLVLILSELILFWFMTLSWSQSPRVSHMERQLITVKNLAEMNMEQTDPAAETRHSDLTTLLQTLGRSIQADIWITGPYGELVASSTETIPDMHDWTSGEAVKSMEGAYIYKKKVAGLKSVYGLYTSSKPRGYPYTYHVFHSIPKFNEDVWFMRSQIVLIVLAALFLIPVSRRMISPVKELTVSASRMGRGDLKQRVRIKGRDEIAELGTAFNHMAEELEKMVKSSRELTANVSHELRSPLARMRISLEMLKEKIEENGSPGCEGFINGMQFEISHMDELIGKIIKFSKLDIHKLPAMNETADLKAIIEDLISQYSHIATRNRISIELHLEDVKTGNCNRNALTVVLDNILGNAFKYTDPDGDVSISLKEEDNTAHIEVANTHPPLTEEDLEEIFNPFHRLKGQELPGSGLGLAAARKITGIHGGSIRAANSSKGFTIIVEIPT
- a CDS encoding response regulator transcription factor, translating into MEKEHPVLIVDDDAKLRELLTQYLEGYGYTVNTLPSGEGLLDEIRTKPPEIVILDIMMPGKDGLEVLRDLRPHSNVPVIMLTAKGEDTDRIVGLELGADDYISKPFNPRELLARIKAVLRRANEPDHVSEPSTGQLRVADIILHMTYQKLEINGESLELSSTEFKLLKALMENPDRPLTRDDLMTSVWGKDFNAFDRSIDVHISKLRAILKPYPDHESRIKTVWGTGYMFVSEK
- a CDS encoding efflux transporter outer membrane subunit, with the translated sequence MLPSKLKILTLCVLTAFLLSACSPFKPDPRDGMTLGLPMQYSLYSAEPPQPGKWWEKFNNPDLNKLVEEALDANFDVRTAWAKLRQLRATAVKSRADLYPKLNGEGSYKDARSGNDGTEGKKGSTYTDTHKLGLSASYEFDLWGKIEAQSASGELNYLASREDVNTAAMTVASEVVTRWINIQLQRQKKAILKKQLETNETYLELIELRFRNSLATALDVYQQRETVARTKALIPPVESTEQLLLHELALLLGRPAGSIYVKTAPYPDLPKMPGLGIPLDLMANRPDVRSAGLALKSSDWAVTAARADRLPTLSLSGEAALSSIQLANIFSGWMTSLTASLVGPIFDGYEREAEVERTRAVVDEKLLAYKETVYTAFKEVQDALVQEKWQHEYIKARKNQLEAARINLQEAGSRYLQGLDDYLPVLNALVSVQELETSIAEDEANLRNYRIALYRALGGSWTNSLTDAAELKPESDDEVAVAAAAKLETEKSPESGE